The Primulina tabacum isolate GXHZ01 chromosome 1, ASM2559414v2, whole genome shotgun sequence genome contains the following window.
TGTCACTCTCTATTGGTCACCTTAAAGATGTGTGTACCATAATAACACAGAACAGATATAATGAAATGCCTTCCATTGAGCAAATCTATGAACAAAATATAAGCACTACTAGCATACAAGGCCTTCATATTCTAAACATCAAGATTCAATACAATGCCTTCATATTCTTGTGTCAATAGGAATACCTACATGCTACATCATTATGCAAGGGTAGAAAAAAGGATTCATTGTCACTCAGAATCCGAGATTCTCGAGTGAAGTTGTGAGTCTGAATTTTTGAGTGAGTTTACTCAATACCCACAAAGAATTAGTTGAAGAACACAAATAATCAATAGCTCAGTGGTGGCTTCCTAACTCAGTGACAATATTATTGAatagactcacgattttttagGCCTGCTGAGTTGAGGATCAGTCTGATAATACATCAGTCTGATAATACACTATATCACCGGTGTCACTTACGTAGTGGTCCTTTTTCATGCTACTTAAGAGGATTCCCATCAAGTGAAGTGGAAGAGGGCCGGATTTTTTAGGGGCTCTGTAATACTTTCCGAATATCGGCTTAGCTGCTTCAGTCTGCATCACAAGATTTTGGTAACCATGAAGTTTAGATTGAACAATAATCACATGAAACTGATGGGAGAAGCTTGTATGGGAAAAGCCAACACTTACTGCTTCTATCAAATGATAGTGGGGGATTTGAGGGAAGAGGTGATGTATAACATGAGTCCCTATGTCATGGTGGATGTTGTTTACCCATCCATAATCACGATCAAGAGTCGTGAGGCCCCCTCGCAGATAACTCCATTCCTGTATCACTGAAATATTATAAACTGCCAGAAGAAAAGGCCTAGTCTAGAAAATTTCTCGGGCTTGGATGTTTATAATTTCTCAGTTAACTGGTTTAGATGAATAATAAAAATGGGTTGTTCCAGGGCGAAATTCTGCATGCCGGAACAGCATCAGTAAAAAATATGAAAGATAGATAACCTTTCCGCGGTACCAAGGAAGCACGTCCTCATGGCCATGGTGATGTAAGTAGGTAACCAAGTCAAGCCACATCACAAAGCCCTGCATTcaccaattcaaatttcatgtTTTACAGAGATGTTTCAAACGAACATATCAAGAATGATAAAGCCAACTCCTAATCAAagttattcaactcataaaggCCACAGATGTATCTACTTTCAATTTTCGAGAAAAAGTTAAAAATCATGGGAAGAAATTTTCATTTCGCAGCACATAAAAAATCGTTGCTTCGAGTTGAAATAACAATTGCGCTGCTTGTCTGAATGCTTATGTTTTCAGTAACAACGTTAGTCACATAATAAATGGATAGAAGCTACTAACCAAGTATGGTACACCATAGAGTTTGAGCAACTGGAAAGGAGCCATTACAAACGATAATCCTACAAGCAATGCAACCATTGCAGCCCAACAAATTGTCGAGGTTATTACGTCTTTCTTCTCGCTCTTGACAAACAAATCACTGTTAGGGTCAAAATGCGAGCCTTTTTTCCCAGGACTCCTGCTCCACTATCATAAAACAAACCAAGCAAAACTAATCAGGTAACTCTGTTTAGATTAAGATTGAAACTGCTCATGCTAAAGAAATATCATTCCAAATCTTCTACTTTATTCAGTACTATGACATCCATTAACTCGATCACTTACAATTAACTCGATCACTTAcatgtacatacatacatatatataggaCATGTAGAATGTAGTATCGAAAGCAGTAAAAGACTTGCCAAAAAAAACAAGCAGCGTACCAAATAAACGGGATATGCTAGTAAGGGGAAAGGCAACGTGAACCTCAATATCCTGGTAACAATATCCAAACCCCTGTATGTCTTCTCAGGCAACTGGAGATAAAATACACCAAGAAACCAACAGTTTTAATCCATATTTTGTTGACACCGAAACAATACATCAAGGTTTCTTAAATAAAAGAGAAGGAAAACTTAGTAATATTTACAGGGTGCCAAGATTCATCGTTCTCCACATGTCCATGGTTCTGATGATGAGTCCTGTGACTAATTCTCCTGCAGGATACACTCATTTCAACTCGATTTTCAACATGTTTTCTTATGAGCAGAGCAATAggaattcctaaattaaaaatatgagaCATGGTAACATACCATCCATGGTAGGGAACCAAGATCGAAGAATGAAGAAGATGACCAACAACACTATTCAACTTGGGATTATTCGAAAAACTTCCATGGCCACTGCATAATTTAGGACCAAATAAATCAAACCTTTTCAGATAGCACAATAACTAAACAAAATCCAACACAGAATAACTAATCAAACAAAAGACACACTTTCTTGAAAATCAATCAAAGAAAAGctagaaaaaaaaagaggaaatttACCAGTCATGTCCCAAAACAAAGAGAGCCCAAAACATGGTCCCCTGAGCAAACCAATACAGAGGCCAAACCACCCAATTGTTAAAATATGCCGCGACAGCGGCCAATCCAAAAACCACAGCTACATCTCTCACAACATAGCTCATGGACTTCCATGAATCCTTAACCCAACAATGCTTAGGAATCGCATTCTTAATATCAGATAACTTAAATGGAGGTGGTGAAGCAGGGTCAAAAAACTCCTCACCACCGTTCAATATTCTATCCCTTCCCTCGATCTCTTCATCAGCTTGCTGAACTCTGAATGGGGCACTTACTTTCAAAGCCCAGTCTCTCTCTTTATCAATCCCACTAAACAAACAAGATGAGGAGGAACCATTTCCACGATCTACCCGTAAAAATCTCAACTTGGAGAGACTGGGATTCAAGGGAGGCTGGTCACGGCCAGTTCTTGGTTTAGGATAAATTCTTGGAAGCGGCCTCAAACCACATTCTGATAAAACCCAGCCAGCCATTTGAGAAATGATTCCCCCAGCTCAGAATCTACCCAAGATTTCGGCTTTTTAAAGAGTTTTCTCACGCAAGTGGGAGAGGCAAGCGGGTCACTGAATGGGCTTGAGAAATCTTTATGTCGGTCAGTGGGTGTGATTGAACTTAGCTGGAAAATTTGAAGATAACACAAGGGATTCTCGCCTCTAGTTTAGCTCCAAGAAATCTCCGTCGTGGTTCTTAATATCACGTTTTGTTTTTGCAGAAATATGGTCCATTTATACACACGAGCAGACCCTTTTCACCCCCACTTTCCAATCCCACTATTGATGTCCACTCGGAAAAGGAAACCTAAAACTAAAAACGTGAAAAAGTTTTGATCCTGGATTCCTATGCTTATAATATtgaaaaatttgtaaaataagtTCGATCAATTGTCCAAATAagttattttcttaattaaatatttgatcGAAGTTATAAAACAAAATACACATGTTTACTGTTTCCTAATTATGTCTCCGtggaatattatttttaatgttattAGAACTATTATTAAAATAGgataatttttattgtttttgaaatttatgatattctttattttttagATCACGAGTCTACTAGGTTCGAGTTTTGAccttttttgtaaaaaaattatagtcAGTTATAATATTGtaactttaattttttaaaatcacacaACAACCCACGCAATACGTTTCTATTACTCATCTAATATAGACTAATGATTGCATTTATAATTGAATTCTTTTTGAAATATATGAAAATCGAACAATTGAAATTAActttaatatcaataatcaatCTCTCAATCATTACTGCTAAATTTTAGCTTGCGACACATGCatgtaatttttattcaaaattaatttttttatatttcatttttttaaaatataattatattatgtggAAAGGTATTTAATTtccaagaaaaaaatacaagtTGACATGTTTTTGGAGTTAAAAAAAAGATAGTAAAGATTAGTATAAATATTAgtataaatttcaaaatataaggtcatttaatttatttttgttataaCTTTAACAATCCATGATTTGTAGTCCATAACAAATATTCGAAAATAAAGATATGATCCCTATTTACATCAATTACGGCTTGTATTATCAGCTTTCATCAAAATTATATAGTCCTTTTacacatgcatcacatatgaGGATTTCATCTTTGAAATATTAGATATATTTATAGATTATTCAGACATCGTTCGATGCAAATAATaacatattaattatttatatacgTGTTTGACTTGAGTAATCGTGCAATAATTGTTCGAATATACATAATGTTATtcgtatttttaaatttaattttctcgTTATTTATAATACGTACATGTTTTATTATCATATCTCATGGACCAAAACCTTTTTTACTTTGTTCGATCATTTTAATCCAAAATCACCTTTTTCCAAATCTTTACATAAAGTGAAAGTGTGAAAGAAAGTTCAATTCCATTTTCATCCAAAATAATTACTCAATCGTCTGTTTCTTCACACTTCCAAATCAATTTTAATTTCTTTGTCACGTCTATTTCACTTTCTATCACGCCCGATATATATGGTACAATCAATAATAGCACAACTTGACGACTTCACAATGGGTGGTACGTGAATATGGCTGATATTGGGAGAATGAGATTCGGAAGAAATTTTACAAGAATTTTAGAATAAATCAGTTACATACACATcgtcggaaaaaaaaaaaaaatcgattcaACACTCGTAAAATGGTTCAGAAACTGATCATGTTGTCAAACATACTAGGTTTCTTGTAAgatagtctcacgaatctttatttgtgagacaggtcaatcttatcgatattcacaataaaaagtattactcttcgtataaaaagtaatacattttcattgttgacccaaataagagatttgtctcacaaaatacgacccgtgagatcgtctcacacaagtttttgtaaaatcaaaCAAACCCGTATAATCACGATTTGGACTGATTTTAAAATCAATCAAGCcaataaataataattgataATTATGCTACGATATAAATATGTTGTACcaacaaatatttaataatttatatgaattattttcatgcaatcatatcCTTGTTTTATCCAGTTTTGGCTCAAATAACACTTTCTTTTGTCGACCATATAtttcaatttattattattttttaaaagtatctatttcaatttattatatatatatattttatttattttattattatttatacgTTTGAGACATCTAAATCAACTTAATTTGGTGTCATGATcaatattttgataaataaaaaatatattttttctcctcaaattaaaaattattctaTAACAAAAATAGAATCTATTTTaatctttatctatatttttgaatttttaaattaaataattatatcacTCATaactttaaaaaattatttaattttttaaagctttaattttaatataatctctcaaattaaaaacatttacTTTTAAACTTTTGTCACGCACTTGATAAAATTAATgttctttaatatttttgtgGAAAAATAAGCTCAAAAAAACATGGAAATGACCCTACAACTAGTCTCCCTATTTAATATGTAATCAAATAATTGGAATTAATGATTGATGTAACATGGTTGAGATTCCTCAAATAATCAAATCTCGTCACACATTTTATTGGGTGGGGACGATGTAGGACACCATTTAAGAAAGTGAGTGACTTAGAATTTTGAAGAATTGGTTAGAAGCCTTTTTCGTTTttacatatatttttcaaatattttataatcTAACCGTCTGAAAACGATTAAATAAATTCTTACAAACACTATCTAAATCATGAAAAAAtccaattaattttttaaatttattgaaattatTACGTGATACTCACGAAAAATTTaaggtccgattccagcaagtgtcactagtccagacgcaggtttcaAAATTATCCCGAGCCTGAAATCAtgaataagaccgttagaaggagGCCATGAGGGTGTCCTGACGTAGACCTttcgacgctcaagtcagatacTGATGATATAAGGGaaagcagctaagggtgctgttGAAAAATAGTATATTGAATGAATTAACTGAACACTCAAaactgatatttataggagaatacatgggctttTGATGAGCTTGCCTTCCATTTGAGCTAGGATGGGCCAGGGGTAGTGTGCTCATCCCGGGGTATGATACGTATTGAGCCATATTTCTACATCTATTGGTTCGTGATACGTCTTTCTCATATTGTTATAACTATACtattatttctatttttatttaaactacaaaaaaaaaaaattattctacaACCTAATTACAAATATTGAcgaaacaaaaataaattaaaaacaaaactaCGATTGAACAAGAAGACAACACGTGCTCTAGAGTGCTAGTATATCTAATAACacgaaaaaagaaaattaaaatgatctaaaagtaataattttttagaaattaAATGATTCATATGTGAAAGATTAATCTCCTAATTTGGACCATATGTCATGTCATATGTGGGACTTGTAATGGTAAATGCACATGAAATTAAATGAAACATGTGATGTAAATTGGCCAAATTGGCCAAACAtgttagttatatatatatatatatgagtaatttttgtgagacgatctcacatatcatttacaataaaaagtaatacttttaatataaaaaattaatatttttcatgagtgaCTTAAATAGAATATTCGTATCATAAAATTGACTCATAAAATCATGTCACTGAAgatttttttatgatatatatgtatgacCGGAAATGACGTGTGCCCCCACAGGATTTAGATGGTCCAGATTTAGCCACATttgtgattttaaaaataatagtgGACCTCATGTACTTGTGGCTAAATCTGGACCCTGTATCTACACATGGGACACTGTCTCCACGTGTAGGGTGAAATATTCCTGTTATGTGCGGCTAATATTTCTCGAAGGCTGAAGGTTGATGTCGGCAAAACCTTTTTTAGGCATTTCTTGAATCCAGCGTGTAATGGGCCTTGCACGATGTGTGACATTATAAACTTGATTTCAAcataatgtaatttttttaggATCCGAGACCCGATCCAATACATTAAATAATGAGAGACCCAAAACCCATCCAAACTCTATATTAACGCAATGGTTCAAACATGATATTTAATtcgttatatattttaaaagtctTATATTACAATATTAtcgttatttatattttttgataatACGAAAAGATGCTCAATCATatgattaataatataaataagatAATTCATTATATTTTCATAGATTGTAAAACgaaaaaattattgaaagagATTTTAGGGCCAATTAAAAAAGTAGGAGTGAGACAGAAAGTATTTAAAAAACAAAGATTCTGACTTTTTTTTAGAAACAAAAAGTTGACTTTTGATTATTACATTAACTGCAATTAAACtctttaacttaattaattctcctcttctttttcttctcggTCGACGCATATCTTCCcccaattaaaatttacccCTTTTTCCCCAAATCGAGATCTGTCGACCGAAAACCAATTTAGTCGACCCAAAATCtaatttgtgaaaaaataaGAGTCCACCCAGAAAAATTGGTCAACCAAAATTATGTTGgttgaccaagaagaatttcttcttggtttggTCGACCCATAATTTTGGTTGACCAAAAAGAACCCATAATTATGCCaagtttgttattattattattattattaatttttgactattttaattacctTATTCTCTTAATTTTTGTTGAATTTTATAGGATATACCTTTGGGTCGACCCAAAAGCAAAGCAACAAGGGTCGACCCAAAAACAACAAAGTCTACTTTGTGTCGACCCAGCTAAATATGtgattaatatgttaaaacatgtaatattatataacatacttgtgaaattgtgattcacatgttaaaaacatgtaacatagttgtgaaattgtgattcatatatTAAAACCTGTAACatagttgtgaaattgtgattcatatgttaaaacatataacataattgtgaaatttgtgaaattatgattatatgttaaaacatataacataattatgaaattatgattcatatgttaaaacatgtaacatagttttgaaattgtgattcatatattaaaacataattgtgaaattgtgattcatatgttaacatataacataattgtgaaattgtgGCTCATATGTCAAAACACATGCAACatagttgtgaaattgtgaCTTATATGTCATAACATGTAACATAATCATATAACATTAT
Protein-coding sequences here:
- the LOC142538539 gene encoding omega-3 fatty acid desaturase, chloroplastic-like, which codes for MAGWVLSECGLRPLPRIYPKPRTGRDQPPLNPSLSKLRFLRVDRGNGSSSSCLFSGIDKERDWALKVSAPFRVQQADEEIEGRDRILNGGEEFFDPASPPPFKLSDIKNAIPKHCWVKDSWKSMSYVVRDVAVVFGLAAVAAYFNNWVVWPLYWFAQGTMFWALFVLGHDCGHGSFSNNPKLNSVVGHLLHSSILVPYHGWRISHRTHHQNHGHVENDESWHPLPEKTYRGLDIVTRILRFTLPFPLLAYPVYLWSRSPGKKGSHFDPNSDLFVKSEKKDVITSTICWAAMVALLVGLSFVMAPFQLLKLYGVPYLGFVMWLDLVTYLHHHGHEDVLPWYRGKEWSYLRGGLTTLDRDYGWVNNIHHDIGTHVIHHLFPQIPHYHLIEATEAAKPIFGKYYRAPKKSGPLPLHLMGILLSSMKKDHYVSDTGDIVYYQTDVLSD